A window of Streptomyces marispadix contains these coding sequences:
- a CDS encoding DUF6510 family protein, with protein MADMTHHPDGDEYEDGNTLAGPLSEIFAVDLTSARGRCANCGVTEPVARLHVYTRAPGLVGRCPHCGHVTLRMMRSPDDAWLDLRGTMTLRIPLTAK; from the coding sequence ATGGCTGACATGACCCACCACCCCGACGGCGACGAGTACGAGGACGGCAACACCCTGGCAGGCCCGCTCTCCGAGATCTTCGCCGTCGACCTCACCAGCGCCCGCGGCCGCTGCGCGAATTGCGGTGTCACCGAACCGGTGGCGCGGCTGCACGTCTACACCCGGGCCCCCGGCCTGGTCGGGCGCTGCCCCCACTGCGGCCACGTGACGCTCCGCATGATGCGCTCACCGGACGACGCATGGCTCGACCTGCGCGGCACCATGACCCTGCGCATCCCCCTGACGGCCAAGTGA
- a CDS encoding dihydrofolate reductase family protein yields MTEQSGRVTCDLSISVDGYSAGLNQTEQRPFGDDAGDGWGERLHAWMFETPEQRQAELDRLTAVGAFIMGRNMFGPVRGAWDRQWKGWWGDDPPYHAPVFVLTHHPRDPQPMDGGTTFHFVTDGIESALRQAREAAGDRDVSIHGGATTVNQYLAAGLIDELRLHIVPFTLGAGTRLFDGVPSLNLEQVESRAANSVTHVTYRVLR; encoded by the coding sequence GTGACTGAACAGTCGGGCAGGGTGACCTGCGACCTGTCGATCTCCGTCGACGGATACTCGGCCGGGCTCAACCAGACCGAGCAGCGCCCGTTCGGCGACGACGCCGGCGACGGCTGGGGAGAAAGGCTGCACGCCTGGATGTTCGAGACCCCGGAGCAGCGGCAGGCCGAGCTCGACCGGCTGACGGCGGTCGGCGCCTTCATCATGGGGCGCAACATGTTCGGCCCCGTACGCGGCGCGTGGGACCGGCAGTGGAAGGGCTGGTGGGGAGACGACCCGCCCTACCACGCACCGGTCTTCGTGCTCACCCACCACCCGCGCGACCCGCAGCCGATGGACGGCGGCACCACGTTCCACTTCGTCACCGACGGCATCGAGTCCGCACTGCGGCAGGCACGCGAGGCGGCCGGGGACCGCGACGTGTCGATTCACGGGGGCGCGACCACCGTCAACCAGTACCTCGCCGCAGGCCTGATCGACGAACTGCGGCTGCACATCGTGCCGTTCACGCTCGGCGCGGGCACGCGGCTCTTCGACGGCGTACCGTCACTGAACCTTGAGCAGGTGGAGTCGCGAGCAGCGAACTCGGTCACGCACGTGACCTATCGCGTGCTGCGCTGA
- a CDS encoding RICIN domain-containing protein has translation MLRRGMLSATALLALTLTGLSAGPATAQGAQGAQPVSDAAPAVVLHTVKDPNLVVDLDHGNPAQGTPVILFGAHGGANQQWEVVPVQGDWFQLRNKASGTCLVNGFHSVENGHGLTGSGCNKSYADQLWTRVPVEGGNQFTLVNKYSGKCMDQTLDGRSMTPVTQWSCHGLVHQRFTAETV, from the coding sequence GTGCTCCGCAGAGGAATGCTCAGTGCCACCGCGCTGCTCGCGCTGACACTCACGGGCCTGTCGGCGGGCCCGGCCACCGCACAGGGCGCACAGGGCGCCCAGCCGGTGTCCGACGCGGCGCCGGCCGTGGTGCTGCACACCGTCAAGGACCCGAACCTCGTGGTCGACCTCGACCATGGGAACCCGGCGCAGGGGACCCCCGTCATCCTCTTCGGGGCGCACGGCGGGGCGAACCAGCAGTGGGAGGTCGTGCCGGTGCAGGGCGACTGGTTCCAGCTCAGGAACAAGGCCTCGGGCACCTGCCTGGTGAACGGCTTCCACAGCGTCGAGAACGGCCACGGGCTCACCGGCTCCGGCTGCAACAAGTCGTACGCGGACCAGCTCTGGACGCGCGTACCCGTCGAGGGCGGCAATCAGTTCACGCTCGTCAACAAGTACAGCGGCAAGTGCATGGACCAGACGCTCGACGGCCGGAGCATGACCCCGGTCACGCAGTGGTCCTGCCACGGGCTGGTGCACCAGCGCTTCACGGCCGAAACCGTCTGA
- a CDS encoding dienelactone hydrolase family protein — protein sequence MRFTSEERLDDGVLEREFTLGEIPGILWTSGSAPAPLILVGHNGGLHKRESRLVARARHSSAEYGYAVAAIDHPGHGGRPRSAVDEQARADLRRAMAAGEPVDEIFESFVAPLVEKAVPEWRATLDALLSLPEIGGPVGYSGMTAIGIRLAAVEPRIAAACFFAGGFVPRAQREEARQVTVPLLFLMQWDDEGNDRRQALDLFDAFGTKEKTLHANMGGHTGTPWFEVDDGNRFFARHLK from the coding sequence ATGCGATTCACCTCTGAAGAGCGCCTCGACGACGGCGTCCTCGAACGCGAATTCACTCTCGGCGAGATCCCCGGCATCCTGTGGACGTCTGGGTCCGCACCTGCCCCGCTGATCCTGGTCGGCCACAACGGCGGCTTGCACAAGCGGGAATCGCGGCTGGTGGCCCGCGCCCGGCACTCCTCGGCCGAGTACGGCTACGCGGTGGCCGCCATCGACCACCCCGGGCACGGCGGCCGGCCACGTTCCGCCGTCGACGAGCAGGCTCGCGCCGACCTCCGCCGGGCGATGGCGGCAGGAGAGCCGGTCGACGAGATCTTCGAGTCCTTCGTCGCACCGCTCGTCGAAAAGGCGGTCCCGGAATGGCGGGCCACCCTGGACGCCCTCCTTTCGCTGCCCGAGATCGGCGGCCCGGTCGGATACTCGGGGATGACGGCCATCGGTATCCGGCTGGCGGCGGTCGAACCCCGCATCGCGGCGGCCTGTTTCTTCGCCGGGGGCTTCGTGCCCCGCGCACAGCGCGAGGAGGCCCGGCAGGTCACCGTTCCGCTGCTGTTCCTGATGCAGTGGGACGACGAAGGCAACGACCGGCGGCAGGCGCTGGACCTGTTCGACGCCTTCGGCACCAAGGAGAAGACGCTGCACGCCAATATGGGCGGGCACACCGGCACCCCGTGGTTCGAAGTGGACGACGGCAACCGGTTCTTCGCCCGGCACCTGAAGTGA
- a CDS encoding RICIN domain-containing protein: MRNSRFRVAMAAVAALVGALGSGSSAQAAPAAPVAAGAVPTGSNVVITNNAYSNYLIPDDTKGKPGTYLQVYYADNHPYPRTFTFEPVSGREGIYKWKHSSMGACAETQGSGKVGTSVYLQECNSNKAQWWVVRLVHGTGDQFVISPYNDESLAVTGLYGNDNIAPLRELPSATTSTAPQRWHIDPR, from the coding sequence ATGCGCAACTCGCGCTTCCGTGTAGCAATGGCCGCCGTCGCCGCTCTCGTCGGCGCCCTGGGCAGCGGCAGTTCGGCACAGGCCGCACCGGCGGCGCCGGTGGCAGCAGGTGCGGTTCCCACCGGTTCGAATGTCGTCATCACCAACAACGCCTACTCGAACTACCTGATCCCTGACGACACGAAGGGCAAGCCCGGCACCTACCTCCAGGTGTACTACGCCGACAACCATCCCTACCCGCGCACCTTCACCTTCGAGCCGGTCAGCGGCCGGGAAGGCATCTACAAGTGGAAGCACTCCAGCATGGGGGCCTGCGCCGAGACCCAGGGCAGCGGAAAGGTCGGCACCTCGGTCTACCTACAGGAGTGCAACTCCAACAAGGCGCAGTGGTGGGTCGTCCGGCTCGTGCACGGCACCGGTGACCAGTTCGTCATCTCCCCCTACAACGACGAGAGCCTGGCGGTGACCGGCCTCTACGGCAACGACAACATCGCCCCGCTGCGCGAACTGCCCAGCGCCACCACGTCCACGGCGCCGCAGCGCTGGCACATCGATCCGAGGTAG
- a CDS encoding ABC-F family ATP-binding cassette domain-containing protein, whose translation MGFLEFNGIEHTMADGRTLFEDVNFSVSAGEVAALVGQNGAGKSTLVRIASRQLKPGSGTVNVQGGLAVMPQFIGSMRDSSTVRDLLLAAAPEPVSRAAAEVDALELELMERDDESTQMRYAEALTAWGEAGGYDMEVLWDVVTTAALGIPFDRARFREVNTLSGGEQKRLALEALLRGREQVLVLDEPDNYLDVPGKLWLEERLRDSGKSILLISHDRELLGNVATKVVTLEGRGVWVHGGSFRGWKDAREKRRERLEELHRRWDEEHARLKEMVRVLGEQAKISPAMAARYRAAQTRLRKYEEAGGPPEIPQEQRVTTRLTGGRTGTRVAMCDQLELTGLMKPFDLEVFLGDRIAVLGSNGSGKSHLLRLLAGEAVEHSGSWRLGARVVPGLFAQTHQHPEWHGRTLVDIMGRGDGGRDGVDRGTAIGMLSRYELGRAADQLFETLSGGQQARFQVLLLELGGVTLLLLDEPTDNLDLVSAEALQQAIEGFNGTVVAVTHDRWFAGSFDRFVVFQSDGKVRETPEPVWEEGRVDRAR comes from the coding sequence ATGGGATTCCTTGAGTTCAACGGCATCGAGCACACCATGGCCGACGGCCGGACCCTGTTCGAGGACGTCAACTTCTCCGTGAGCGCGGGCGAAGTCGCCGCCCTGGTCGGCCAGAACGGCGCCGGCAAGTCCACGCTGGTCCGTATCGCCTCCCGGCAGCTCAAGCCCGGAAGCGGCACGGTCAACGTGCAGGGCGGGCTGGCGGTTATGCCCCAGTTCATCGGCTCGATGCGGGACTCCTCCACCGTGCGCGACCTGCTGCTGGCCGCCGCCCCCGAGCCCGTGAGCCGCGCGGCGGCGGAAGTCGACGCCCTCGAACTCGAGTTGATGGAGCGCGACGACGAGTCGACCCAGATGCGCTATGCGGAGGCCCTCACCGCCTGGGGCGAGGCAGGCGGGTACGACATGGAGGTGCTGTGGGACGTGGTCACCACCGCCGCCCTCGGCATCCCCTTCGACAGGGCGCGGTTCCGCGAGGTCAACACCCTCTCCGGCGGCGAGCAGAAGCGGCTCGCCCTGGAGGCGCTGCTGCGCGGGCGCGAGCAGGTCCTCGTGCTGGACGAGCCCGACAACTATCTGGACGTCCCCGGCAAGCTCTGGCTGGAGGAGCGGCTGCGCGACAGCGGCAAGTCGATCCTGCTGATCAGCCACGACCGCGAACTCCTCGGCAACGTCGCCACGAAGGTCGTCACCCTCGAAGGCCGCGGAGTGTGGGTGCACGGCGGCTCGTTCAGGGGCTGGAAGGACGCCCGCGAGAAGCGCAGGGAGCGCCTGGAGGAGCTGCACCGCCGCTGGGACGAGGAGCACGCCAGGCTCAAGGAGATGGTGCGCGTCCTGGGCGAGCAGGCGAAGATCAGCCCGGCGATGGCGGCACGGTACCGCGCCGCCCAGACCCGCCTTCGCAAGTACGAGGAGGCGGGCGGCCCGCCCGAGATACCGCAGGAGCAGCGGGTCACCACCAGGCTCACCGGCGGCCGTACGGGCACGCGCGTGGCCATGTGCGACCAGCTCGAACTGACGGGCCTGATGAAGCCGTTCGACCTGGAGGTCTTCCTCGGCGACCGGATCGCGGTGCTCGGGTCCAACGGTTCCGGCAAGAGCCACCTGCTGCGCCTGCTTGCCGGGGAAGCCGTCGAGCACAGCGGCTCGTGGAGGCTCGGCGCCCGCGTGGTGCCCGGCCTGTTCGCGCAGACCCATCAGCACCCGGAGTGGCACGGCCGCACCCTGGTCGACATCATGGGCCGCGGCGACGGCGGCAGGGATGGCGTCGACCGTGGCACGGCCATCGGCATGCTCTCCCGCTATGAACTCGGACGCGCCGCCGACCAGCTCTTCGAGACGCTCTCCGGGGGCCAGCAGGCACGGTTCCAGGTGCTGCTGCTCGAACTGGGCGGAGTGACCCTGCTGTTGCTCGACGAGCCGACCGACAATCTCGACCTGGTGTCCGCCGAGGCGCTGCAACAGGCGATCGAGGGCTTCAACGGCACTGTCGTCGCCGTCACCCACGACCGCTGGTTCGCGGGGTCCTTCGACAGGTTCGTGGTCTTCCAGTCCGATGGGAAGGTGCGCGAGACGCCGGAGCCCGTATGGGAGGAGGGGCGCGTCGACCGGGCGCGCTGA
- a CDS encoding B12-binding domain-containing radical SAM protein — protein MHRSTSGRAWLAFPPLVDTNFGSFYPSTAVLAAYLEAAGVDCVQADLNEEFALWLLERTRDTDGRPPGVGQDTMAGAAARWLARSHDSVFDEQGRHDFGPESEYGYLVRLLAGPFLVDPDESVLGPVDRERPVVAAYEEFYAAAGIADRVPEDTSLIGISVPMGPQLLPALLLAERIKATGTAAPVVLGGPALSLMSTGDLGRLLRAHPAVDCVVRFDGEQPLLELVEQAAAGRWDPGSVAGVSHLSADGPLHNDPVAGPNLNSLPVPSYPREALSQLASPTLAVTQARGCYWGKCDYCDFIELYDGSPPFRGRHPGPFLDELAELVGRFGKSRFTFITESIPPAFARRVCRGMLERGLDITWSSFAMVDRRFDRELLELMARSGCEFLVVGMETTITRVLKLVHKSADREENLRFLADARDVGLPLIVNLIPDLPTTTYEEALTALDDVAAYADSLRSVSVFPFEATRSSNVGRFPERFGLQVDDGGGASGQAQYALNHLRNTDPAMTPGERAEVHRRYRQFADSVNSRDYRTARRLGHDPDDALRFAVEELDLLEVDGALLCTNMRTRERVRVPAKAAAILRPYVHGSAFTRRQLAVRAGESAAERLLGNLRKAGMLVDASTGAEHDVRV, from the coding sequence GTGCACCGATCGACAAGCGGCCGGGCCTGGCTGGCCTTTCCGCCTCTCGTGGACACCAACTTCGGGAGTTTCTACCCCTCGACGGCCGTGCTCGCCGCCTATCTCGAAGCGGCCGGCGTCGACTGCGTACAGGCGGACCTCAACGAGGAGTTCGCCCTCTGGCTGCTGGAGCGGACCCGCGACACGGACGGACGGCCGCCCGGCGTCGGCCAGGACACGATGGCGGGCGCAGCCGCGCGCTGGCTGGCCCGTTCCCACGACAGCGTCTTCGACGAGCAGGGCCGCCACGACTTCGGGCCCGAGTCCGAGTACGGCTATCTGGTGCGGCTGCTCGCGGGGCCCTTCCTGGTCGACCCCGACGAGAGCGTGCTGGGCCCCGTGGACCGAGAGCGCCCCGTCGTCGCCGCCTACGAGGAGTTCTACGCCGCGGCGGGTATCGCGGACCGCGTCCCGGAGGACACCTCGCTCATCGGGATCTCGGTGCCGATGGGGCCACAACTGCTGCCCGCGCTGCTGCTGGCCGAGCGGATCAAGGCGACGGGCACGGCCGCGCCCGTGGTGCTCGGCGGCCCGGCGCTGAGCCTGATGAGCACCGGCGACCTGGGACGGCTGCTCCGGGCGCATCCGGCCGTCGACTGCGTGGTCCGCTTCGACGGTGAGCAGCCGCTGCTGGAACTCGTGGAACAGGCCGCCGCCGGGCGCTGGGACCCCGGCAGCGTCGCGGGCGTCAGCCACCTCTCCGCGGACGGGCCCCTGCACAACGACCCGGTCGCCGGTCCCAACCTCAACTCCCTTCCCGTGCCCTCGTATCCGCGTGAGGCCCTGTCGCAGCTCGCCTCGCCCACGCTCGCCGTCACCCAGGCCCGGGGCTGTTACTGGGGCAAGTGCGACTACTGCGACTTCATCGAGCTGTACGACGGCAGTCCGCCGTTCCGCGGGCGCCATCCGGGACCGTTCCTCGACGAACTCGCGGAGCTGGTCGGGCGGTTCGGGAAGTCCCGGTTCACCTTCATCACCGAGTCCATCCCTCCGGCGTTCGCCAGACGGGTCTGCCGGGGGATGCTGGAGCGCGGACTGGACATCACCTGGAGCTCGTTCGCCATGGTGGACCGTCGGTTCGACCGCGAGCTGCTGGAGCTGATGGCCCGTTCCGGCTGTGAGTTCCTGGTGGTCGGCATGGAGACGACGATCACCCGGGTCCTGAAGCTGGTGCACAAGTCGGCGGACCGCGAGGAGAATCTGCGCTTCCTCGCGGACGCGCGGGACGTGGGACTGCCGCTGATCGTCAATCTCATCCCCGACCTGCCCACCACCACCTACGAGGAGGCACTCACCGCCCTCGACGACGTGGCCGCCTACGCCGATTCGCTGCGTTCGGTCTCCGTCTTCCCCTTCGAGGCGACCCGCTCGTCCAACGTCGGCCGGTTCCCCGAGCGGTTCGGCCTTCAGGTGGACGACGGGGGCGGGGCCTCCGGTCAGGCCCAGTACGCCCTGAACCACCTGCGTAACACCGACCCGGCGATGACGCCCGGCGAGCGGGCCGAAGTACACAGGCGCTACCGGCAGTTCGCGGACTCGGTCAACAGCCGCGACTACCGCACGGCACGCAGGCTCGGACACGACCCGGACGACGCGCTGCGGTTCGCCGTCGAGGAACTCGACCTGCTGGAGGTCGACGGCGCGCTGCTGTGCACCAACATGCGCACCCGCGAGCGAGTGCGGGTCCCCGCGAAGGCGGCGGCCATCCTGCGCCCCTACGTGCACGGTTCGGCCTTCACCCGGCGGCAGCTCGCCGTACGCGCCGGCGAGAGCGCGGCGGAACGGCTGCTGGGCAATCTGCGGAAGGCCGGCATGCTGGTCGACGCCTCAACCGGGGCTGAGCACGATGTCCGGGTGTGA
- a CDS encoding sulfite oxidase-like oxidoreductase: protein MGVVSPGFRGRPRESSRRLPPGQYETHDFPVLSAGPTPQIGRDDWEFTVTTETGDRHSWNWAELTSLPSESPTLDLHCVTKWSKFDTSWQGVSLDVLLADVETAADFVMVSSYGGYTTNLPLEDLTEGQAWIAYGYEGDDIPPEHGGPARLLVPHLYFWKSAKWVHGMRLLTRDEPGFWESLGYHDYGDPWREQRYQGD from the coding sequence ATGGGTGTGGTCTCCCCCGGATTCCGGGGTCGTCCGCGGGAGTCCTCCCGCCGGCTGCCGCCGGGGCAGTACGAGACGCATGACTTTCCGGTGCTTTCGGCCGGCCCTACGCCGCAAATCGGCCGGGACGACTGGGAGTTCACGGTGACCACCGAAACGGGAGACCGGCATTCCTGGAATTGGGCCGAATTGACGTCCCTGCCGAGCGAGAGCCCCACGCTCGACCTGCACTGCGTGACGAAGTGGTCGAAGTTCGACACCTCCTGGCAGGGCGTCTCCCTCGACGTACTCCTCGCGGACGTGGAGACGGCCGCCGACTTCGTCATGGTCAGCTCCTACGGCGGATACACCACGAACCTGCCGCTGGAGGACCTGACAGAGGGCCAGGCCTGGATCGCCTACGGCTACGAAGGCGACGACATTCCGCCGGAGCACGGCGGCCCGGCCCGGCTGCTCGTCCCCCACCTCTACTTCTGGAAGTCGGCGAAGTGGGTGCACGGCATGCGCCTGCTCACCCGGGACGAGCCCGGCTTCTGGGAGAGCCTCGGCTACCACGACTACGGAGACCCATGGCGCGAGCAGCGGTATCAGGGCGACTAG
- a CDS encoding ABC transporter substrate-binding protein, translated as MGTSVTFALDAMPLIRDLHLPVDYSARFVAEGVLLPLLPSDETPAPAAQGPAPAQDTHDAQVPVRCAESVTSYDGGRRWRVRLDGRLRWSDGAPLRAEDAVRGAEHALRRGSNTAVTFLDHSGSRPPAVEVGTRTVEYRFGRPVAFARQLFSTPDFAPLRQGRTAVLGNPSLGPYCVSRWERERITLARNPYWKGLRQGPGAIDFVLVREAGDAVDRYLAGELDMTATTGFGVREVARCAGRGDMAGGPIPVYASLDFGRRAGGFAGRPALRRALSALLDRTALEGGTNGLLLPWAPPAHERHDASGVTLASLRQAVRGGLEIAYSDFAPNAEAAEVLAARLRDALAVPVETVELSYDAYVRASSDRDFSLLYSLTSPFFDHPAGSLSFWRSSGRAARQNAFADAEFDRLLDLAEGCEDPSRADELWRQAEARWWWTVPKIPLAQVQARFLRSPRLAGPPLSPAGLLRFERLKATAPV; from the coding sequence ATGGGCACCAGTGTGACGTTCGCTCTGGATGCCATGCCGCTCATCCGCGATCTGCACCTTCCCGTGGACTACAGCGCCCGGTTCGTCGCCGAGGGCGTGCTGCTCCCGCTGCTTCCCTCCGACGAGACGCCCGCCCCTGCTGCCCAGGGCCCGGCCCCGGCCCAGGACACGCACGACGCCCAAGTCCCGGTCCGCTGCGCCGAGTCCGTCACCTCGTACGACGGCGGACGGCGCTGGAGAGTACGTCTCGACGGACGGCTCCGCTGGTCGGACGGTGCGCCCCTGCGCGCGGAGGACGCCGTCCGCGGGGCCGAGCACGCGCTGCGGCGCGGCTCCAACACGGCCGTGACGTTCCTGGACCACTCGGGCAGCAGGCCCCCCGCAGTGGAAGTCGGCACGCGCACTGTGGAATACCGGTTCGGCCGACCGGTCGCATTCGCCCGGCAGTTGTTCTCCACTCCGGACTTCGCGCCCCTGCGTCAGGGCAGGACGGCCGTGCTCGGGAATCCGTCGCTGGGCCCGTACTGCGTAAGCCGCTGGGAAAGGGAGCGCATCACCCTTGCCCGCAATCCGTACTGGAAAGGGCTCCGACAGGGCCCCGGCGCAATCGACTTCGTGCTGGTGCGGGAGGCGGGCGACGCCGTCGACCGCTATCTGGCCGGCGAGCTGGACATGACCGCGACCACCGGCTTCGGCGTCCGGGAGGTGGCGCGCTGCGCGGGGCGCGGGGACATGGCCGGCGGCCCCATTCCGGTCTACGCGTCGCTGGACTTCGGGAGGCGGGCCGGCGGTTTCGCAGGGCGGCCCGCACTGCGCCGCGCGCTGTCCGCCCTCCTCGACAGGACGGCCCTGGAAGGCGGTACGAACGGCCTTCTCCTGCCCTGGGCTCCTCCCGCGCACGAGCGTCACGACGCTTCCGGGGTGACGCTCGCGTCGCTGCGGCAGGCCGTACGCGGCGGACTGGAGATCGCCTACTCCGACTTCGCGCCCAACGCCGAAGCCGCTGAGGTCCTTGCCGCCCGGCTGCGCGACGCGCTCGCCGTGCCCGTCGAAACGGTCGAGTTGAGCTACGACGCCTATGTACGGGCGTCGTCCGACCGCGACTTCTCCCTGCTGTACTCGCTGACCTCGCCCTTCTTCGACCACCCTGCCGGGTCGCTGTCCTTCTGGCGCTCCTCGGGGCGGGCCGCACGTCAGAACGCCTTCGCCGACGCGGAGTTCGACCGGCTGCTGGACCTCGCCGAGGGCTGCGAGGACCCGTCCCGGGCCGACGAGCTGTGGCGGCAGGCCGAAGCGCGCTGGTGGTGGACGGTGCCGAAGATTCCGCTCGCGCAGGTCCAGGCCCGCTTTCTGCGCTCGCCACGGCTGGCGGGCCCGCCGCTCAGCCCGGCGGGGCTGCTGAGGTTCGAACGGCTCAAGGCCACCGCCCCCGTATGA
- a CDS encoding DUF1622 domain-containing protein → MVLSWEVLPESGLREAIGVLVRVVETAGALIIFVGAVWAFARFIAAVVRSGGHGRGFHRIRLTLGRFLVLGLEFQLAGDVLRTAVAPSFSEIGQLAAIAAIRTALNYILGREIAHERAELERDAEGEPQQDAEARSSGRKAP, encoded by the coding sequence ATGGTCCTGTCGTGGGAGGTACTGCCGGAGTCGGGTCTGCGTGAGGCGATCGGTGTCCTCGTACGTGTGGTGGAGACCGCGGGAGCGTTGATCATTTTTGTGGGGGCGGTCTGGGCGTTCGCCCGCTTCATCGCGGCCGTGGTGCGTAGCGGGGGCCACGGGCGAGGGTTCCACCGGATCCGGCTGACGCTGGGCAGGTTTCTCGTGCTGGGGCTCGAGTTCCAGTTGGCGGGCGATGTACTGCGTACCGCGGTGGCGCCCAGTTTCAGCGAGATCGGACAGCTCGCCGCGATCGCCGCCATCCGGACGGCGCTCAACTACATCCTGGGCCGTGAGATCGCCCATGAGCGCGCCGAGCTCGAACGCGACGCGGAAGGAGAACCACAGCAAGACGCGGAAGCCCGGTCCAGCGGGCGAAAGGCGCCCTAG
- a CDS encoding DUF3592 domain-containing protein: protein MSGRARNLTRRLPDKPGAFLVGLYALSLGCREASLALRLRRRGLTAEGTVVENVRCTGASGPSWAPVIAFTDCAGNRVEFTPSMRGTGMGISTGRTVEVIYLPESSPDARVNTWQHLLLPSLVAMFAGLALVAFAVLFVAL, encoded by the coding sequence ATGTCGGGACGAGCGCGGAACCTCACGCGCCGCCTGCCGGACAAGCCCGGTGCATTCCTGGTCGGTCTCTACGCGTTGAGCCTGGGCTGCCGGGAAGCCTCACTTGCGCTGCGTCTGCGCCGGCGCGGTCTGACTGCTGAGGGCACGGTGGTGGAGAACGTCCGCTGCACGGGCGCGAGCGGACCGTCCTGGGCTCCCGTGATCGCTTTCACCGACTGTGCGGGCAACCGAGTGGAGTTCACCCCCAGCATGCGGGGCACCGGCATGGGAATCTCCACCGGCCGCACCGTGGAGGTGATCTACCTCCCCGAGTCATCGCCGGACGCCCGGGTCAACACCTGGCAGCACCTTCTCCTGCCGTCTCTGGTCGCCATGTTCGCGGGTCTGGCGCTCGTCGCCTTCGCCGTCTTGTTCGTGGCCCTGTAG
- a CDS encoding DUF3592 domain-containing protein — MVDAGISFWICLAGAVSFSGVLCLEARSVLRLRREGVRAEGTVVDNVEKAEPRRRRWVPVIAFTDAEGYHVEFVSRVQSGRSLPLGRTVSVIYPRENPWAARIDRWADLWLGVTLLVVMLAGDGWALIGLGMQVAAEGGV; from the coding sequence GTGGTGGACGCCGGTATTTCGTTCTGGATCTGTCTGGCCGGCGCCGTGTCCTTCTCGGGCGTCCTTTGCCTGGAGGCCCGCTCGGTGCTCCGGTTGCGTCGTGAAGGCGTGCGTGCCGAGGGGACCGTGGTCGACAACGTGGAGAAAGCGGAGCCGAGACGGCGGCGGTGGGTGCCCGTCATCGCGTTCACCGACGCCGAGGGCTACCACGTGGAGTTCGTATCGCGGGTCCAGTCAGGGCGTTCCCTGCCGCTCGGGCGCACGGTGAGCGTGATCTATCCGCGCGAGAATCCGTGGGCCGCTCGGATCGACCGCTGGGCCGATCTGTGGCTCGGCGTCACGTTGCTGGTCGTCATGCTGGCCGGCGACGGGTGGGCACTGATCGGCCTGGGGATGCAAGTCGCGGCGGAGGGAGGCGTGTGA